The following nucleotide sequence is from Verrucomicrobiota bacterium.
AGCGGTTCGTAAGCTTCCGGGGGCGTCGGCGTTTGCCAGACTTGTTTGCCGTCCAGGTAGAAAGTGATGTAGTCGGGCTTCACCAGGCAGCCGTATATGTGGAAATTCTGCGTCAGGTCCACCGTGTTGATCGTGCTCCCGCCGCCTCCGGAGTTGCTGCTGTTCCACAGGTGAACGTTGGTGTGGTAGGTCGTGGGAAACCCGCCGTAGAATTCACAAACGTCAATTTCGATGGTGTCGGTGCTACCCCCGTTGCTGTTCCTGAAAATCCCGGGCACCCCATCCAACCAAAAGGCGGGCCAGGTACCCATGCCGGCCGGCATTTTCATCCGGCACTCATAGTATCCCATCGTCTGGGCAAAGCCTTGCCCCGCCCAATTCATGCTGGAGAGAAGTCCCGAACGCCAATGGTTGATGGTCGGATCAATCCAGGCGCTGATCGAAAGCACCCCGTTGTTGATTGCGAACGGGCTCATCGGCTGCCCGTTGGGCCCGTTGCCGTCTTGAGGTCCGGAGAAGTACGAGTCACCGAAGTCACCCGAGTAGGGCGTATGGCAGGTCCATTTATGGTGGGACGCGGTATCGCCCCAGCCACTGCCCGGGGCGACGTCCAACGGGCCGTTAAATTCCTCGTCGAATGCCAAAGTGTAACCCGACGGCGCGGCGGCCTGGGTGGAGGCGAACTGGGCGGAACCGAACATGGCGGAGAGAATGACTCCGGCAATGATTTTAGCGTACATCTGATTTGGGAATTTTAAGGAAAAAAAAGGTAAAAAACGGGCGGCCTTCCTTGGATAATATTGCCAATATGGGGATTATATGCGGATCGCGCGAATGACCCTTTAGCGTTTTCCGGAACGGCAATTTTGGGGAAAGTGGCTGTACCTGGGGCGGTGTCGGCGATGGCACGGGCCCGGAGTCGCGGTGGAGTGCAGCCTTGCCGGCAGACCCGTGGGCCTTCCCTCAAGGCAAGGTTCGTGGGCAAAAGCTTGCGCCAGTATCTAGCGGCATTTGGGGGCCGGGCAGCAACCCGCTTCGGGCCAGAACCCGGCTTAGCTCAGCTCAAGGAGCGCTGTCGGTCACACCGAGGACGGGAGCGGGCAGGAATCGGGCATGGCCGCCTGCCGGGATACGCGCGCACCTCACCGGTGATGCATTCCTGTCCTCCATGCGGGTTGGAAGCGGGGCACAGCGTTGGCGCTGAGAACGGCGCCGGGAAATCGGGTACGCCGTTTGATTTGTCAAACTCAGGCAAGTATGTCACATTTGATTCTCGATAATGAGAATAACGCATCCGGTGTCTACGCCCGTCCGC
It contains:
- a CDS encoding glycoside hydrolase family 16 protein, translating into MYAKIIAGVILSAMFGSAQFASTQAAAPSGYTLAFDEEFNGPLDVAPGSGWGDTASHHKWTCHTPYSGDFGDSYFSGPQDGNGPNGQPMSPFAINNGVLSISAWIDPTINHWRSGLLSSMNWAGQGFAQTMGYYECRMKMPAGMGTWPAFWLDGVPGIFRNSNGGSTDTIEIDVCEFYGGFPTTYHTNVHLWNSSNSGGGGSTINTVDLTQNFHIYGCLVKPDYITFYLDGKQVWQTPTPPEAYEPLYVMVDLALGGGWPETGVPNPSNLLVDYIRVYAPPPQ